One segment of Terriglobia bacterium DNA contains the following:
- a CDS encoding ATP-binding cassette domain-containing protein, with amino-acid sequence MISVSNVSMRYGAKILFDEVSTAFTPGKRYGLTGPNGAGKTTFMNLLSGELEPQKGSVVRPKKLSVLSQDQFAFDQYRVIDTVIMGNKRLWAAMEERNHIYEKPEMSNEDGMRLGELEGVVGEEDGYSAESDAAILLQGLDIPDTVHERKMGELPSGQKMRVLLAQALFGHPQALLLDEPTNHLDLDSIHWLQDFLNRYDGVLITISHDRHFLNSICTHIADIDYETIITYTGGYDDMVMTKTQVRSQIEAQNAQREKKIAQLNEFIQRFAAGTRSSQVQSRRKEVERLQLTELARSNIARPFIKFEMKRPSGKHILEIEGVTKSYGDNHVIQDFTASVTRGEKIALMGRNGAGKTTLLNALLASSPNTPESELRQTSGYAGPFIDGGKTTWGHEAAIGYFPQDHRSLIEKGSTILDWIFQWDPSVSNEEIRGLLGQMLFVHDEATKKTDVLSGGEAARILFCKLMLQKPNVLVLDEPTNHLDLESINALNIALQRYQGTVFLVTHDHDLIDEVATRIWHFDDHKIEDFKGTYAEYQTVQV; translated from the coding sequence ATGATTTCAGTCAGTAACGTGTCCATGCGCTACGGCGCAAAAATATTGTTTGATGAGGTCTCAACGGCGTTTACGCCGGGGAAGCGCTATGGCCTCACCGGCCCCAACGGCGCGGGCAAGACCACATTTATGAACCTGCTTTCCGGCGAGCTTGAGCCGCAGAAGGGTAGCGTTGTCCGCCCCAAAAAACTCAGCGTGCTCAGTCAGGACCAGTTCGCGTTTGATCAGTATCGCGTGATTGACACCGTCATTATGGGCAACAAGCGCCTGTGGGCCGCCATGGAAGAGCGCAACCACATCTACGAAAAGCCTGAGATGTCCAATGAGGATGGCATGCGGCTGGGTGAGCTTGAAGGTGTGGTCGGCGAGGAAGATGGATACTCTGCGGAAAGTGATGCGGCCATACTGCTGCAGGGGCTCGACATTCCGGACACCGTGCATGAGCGCAAGATGGGCGAGCTTCCCAGCGGACAAAAAATGCGCGTGCTGCTGGCGCAGGCGCTCTTTGGGCATCCGCAGGCGCTTCTGCTGGACGAGCCCACGAACCACCTTGATCTTGATTCGATCCATTGGCTCCAGGATTTTCTCAATCGCTATGACGGCGTGCTCATCACCATCTCGCACGATCGCCATTTTCTGAACAGCATCTGCACGCACATTGCCGATATTGATTATGAAACCATCATCACCTATACCGGCGGCTATGACGATATGGTGATGACCAAGACGCAGGTGCGCTCGCAGATTGAAGCGCAGAATGCGCAGCGCGAGAAAAAGATCGCGCAGTTGAATGAGTTTATCCAGCGCTTTGCCGCCGGAACGCGCAGCAGCCAGGTGCAGTCGCGTAGAAAAGAAGTTGAGCGTTTGCAGTTGACGGAACTGGCGCGTTCGAACATTGCCCGCCCGTTCATCAAGTTTGAAATGAAGCGGCCTTCCGGCAAGCACATTCTTGAGATTGAGGGCGTGACAAAATCTTACGGCGATAACCACGTCATACAGGACTTTACCGCGAGCGTGACGCGCGGAGAAAAAATCGCGTTGATGGGGCGCAACGGCGCAGGCAAGACAACGCTGCTCAATGCGCTACTGGCCAGCTCGCCCAACACGCCTGAGAGCGAATTGCGCCAGACGTCAGGCTATGCCGGACCATTTATTGACGGCGGCAAGACCACCTGGGGACACGAAGCCGCCATCGGCTATTTTCCGCAGGACCATCGCAGCCTGATTGAAAAAGGCAGCACCATTCTGGACTGGATTTTCCAGTGGGACCCCTCGGTTTCCAATGAAGAGATACGCGGGCTGCTGGGGCAGATGCTCTTTGTCCACGACGAGGCCACCAAAAAGACTGACGTGCTTTCCGGCGGCGAGGCAGCGCGCATCCTCTTCTGCAAGCTCATGCTGCAAAAGCCCAACGTGCTGGTGCTGGATGAACCCACCAACCACCTTGATCTTGAATCTATCAACGCGCTCAACATCGCACTGCAGCGCTACCAGGGCACGGTGTTTCTTGTCACCCACGATCACGATCTCATCGATGAAGTTGCCACGCGCATCTGGCACTTTGACGATCACAAGATCGAAGACTTCAAGGGGACGTATGCGGAGTACCAGACCGTACAGGTTTAG
- a CDS encoding response regulator transcription factor, translating to MRILIVEDEPKVTRTLVKGLEADHFAVDVAENGEDGLQLSSEIDYDAIILDWNLPKLDGLTVLRKLRKSGSAARILFLSARKEISDRVMALQCGADDFLVKPFSFEELRARVHTLLRRPTELLDRIIVADLELDRMRHSVTRAGKNLSLTQREYAVLEYLMRNAGRTVTRTMVVEHVWNLGFEGLTNIVDVYINYLRAKVDQGSSNPLIHTIRGVGYSIMATESGEPAHAGPEIRSFQQGKMGSEGQTTP from the coding sequence GTGCGCATTCTTATCGTTGAAGATGAACCTAAAGTTACAAGAACCCTGGTCAAAGGTCTGGAGGCAGACCACTTCGCCGTTGACGTTGCTGAAAATGGAGAGGACGGACTGCAACTCTCCAGTGAAATCGACTACGACGCCATTATTCTCGACTGGAACCTGCCCAAGCTGGATGGGCTGACTGTGTTGCGAAAATTGCGCAAGTCCGGATCGGCGGCGCGCATCCTCTTCCTGAGCGCGCGCAAGGAAATTTCCGACCGCGTTATGGCCCTTCAGTGTGGCGCCGACGATTTCCTGGTAAAACCATTCTCCTTTGAAGAACTGCGCGCCCGCGTCCACACACTGTTGCGGCGTCCCACGGAACTGCTGGACAGGATCATTGTGGCGGACCTGGAACTGGACCGCATGCGCCACAGCGTCACTCGAGCCGGCAAAAACTTGAGCCTTACTCAGCGCGAATACGCGGTGCTGGAATACCTGATGCGCAACGCGGGCCGCACAGTCACGCGCACCATGGTGGTGGAGCACGTTTGGAACCTGGGTTTTGAAGGGCTTACCAACATCGTGGATGTTTATATCAACTACTTGCGCGCAAAAGTCGACCAGGGATCCAGCAATCCGTTGATTCACACCATACGCGGCGTTGGTTACTCCATCATGGCCACGGAGAGCGGCGAGCCCGCGCATGCCGGACCTGAAATTCGCAGTTTTCAACAGGGCAAAATGGGGTCGGAGGGACAGACTACGCCGTGA
- the pcaD gene encoding 3-oxoadipate enol-lactonase: MPFAETNNARLFYRLEGRRNLPVLVLSHSLGCDHSMWAPQMPDLLKHFQVLRYDTRGHGASGVPAGDYTLDQLGQDVLAVADKLNLEKFAFCGISMGGAVGQWLAINAPQRLSALVLANTSSKFGTPDLWDARIKAVREAGMQSIVDATMQRFFSADKQHTTWAQSTRAVVLGTDPKGYAACCAALREADMRASLKKIPVPTLVIGGDKDPSTPWEGNGSVLARDIPNAKAFRLQTAHLSNLEEPQAFTTAVLDFLLAPGNQARSA; this comes from the coding sequence GTGCCGTTCGCAGAGACCAACAATGCTCGCCTGTTTTACCGGCTGGAAGGCCGTAGAAATCTCCCCGTGCTGGTGCTCTCACATTCACTGGGCTGCGACCACAGCATGTGGGCCCCGCAAATGCCCGATCTGCTCAAGCACTTTCAAGTGCTGCGCTATGACACGCGAGGCCACGGCGCGTCTGGCGTTCCTGCCGGTGATTACACGCTGGACCAGCTAGGGCAGGACGTATTGGCGGTGGCGGACAAGCTCAATCTGGAAAAGTTTGCCTTCTGCGGCATTTCGATGGGTGGCGCTGTGGGCCAGTGGCTGGCGATCAATGCTCCACAACGGCTCAGTGCGCTGGTCTTGGCGAACACATCGTCCAAATTCGGCACGCCGGATCTGTGGGACGCCCGCATCAAAGCGGTGCGCGAAGCCGGCATGCAGTCGATTGTCGACGCCACCATGCAGCGCTTCTTTTCTGCAGACAAACAACACACTACATGGGCGCAGTCCACCCGCGCGGTCGTGCTCGGTACCGATCCCAAGGGCTATGCCGCTTGCTGCGCCGCATTGCGTGAGGCCGACATGCGAGCCTCGCTTAAGAAGATTCCTGTTCCCACGCTGGTGATCGGCGGCGACAAGGATCCATCAACTCCCTGGGAAGGCAACGGCTCAGTGCTGGCCCGCGATATTCCCAACGCAAAAGCATTCCGTTTGCAGACAGCGCATCTTTCCAATCTGGAAGAACCGCAAGCGTTCACCACGGCCGTGCTGGATTTTCTGCTGGCTCCAGGAAACCAAGCGAGATCCGCTTGA
- a CDS encoding haloacid dehalogenase-like hydrolase codes for MRTETSTSQKFADSILALRPRVAVFDCDGTLWSGDSGADFFYWQIDRGMFPHGVAERAAARYADYKQGKVNETEMCGEMVTVNAGNSVQMLEEAAEEFFSSIVEKRIFPEMLRLTRELDSIGCEVWAISSTNDWVVREGVKRFGIPRRRVLAASVHIEDEQITDRLIRVPSGPGKATAIHEVVKKQVDACFGNSIHDAAMLELARHPFAVNPNPDLEGIAREKGWQIYWPSGTRNH; via the coding sequence TTGAGGACCGAGACTTCCACCAGCCAGAAATTTGCTGACTCCATCCTGGCCTTGCGCCCCCGCGTTGCCGTATTTGATTGCGACGGTACATTGTGGAGCGGAGACTCCGGCGCAGACTTTTTTTACTGGCAGATTGATCGCGGTATGTTTCCGCATGGCGTGGCGGAGCGCGCGGCCGCCCGCTATGCCGACTATAAGCAGGGCAAGGTGAATGAAACCGAGATGTGCGGTGAAATGGTCACCGTCAATGCCGGCAACTCTGTGCAGATGCTGGAGGAAGCGGCGGAAGAGTTTTTCTCAAGCATCGTGGAAAAGCGTATCTTCCCTGAGATGCTGCGGCTCACGCGCGAACTGGATTCCATCGGGTGCGAGGTCTGGGCCATATCTTCCACCAATGACTGGGTAGTGCGTGAAGGCGTAAAACGCTTTGGCATTCCTCGCAGGCGCGTGCTGGCGGCCAGCGTCCATATTGAAGACGAACAAATTACTGACCGGCTCATCCGCGTGCCCAGCGGTCCTGGGAAAGCCACTGCAATTCATGAAGTCGTGAAGAAGCAGGTGGACGCGTGTTTCGGCAATTCAATCCATGACGCGGCCATGCTGGAGCTTGCGCGGCATCCTTTTGCCGTGAATCCCAATCCTGATCTGGAAGGGATTGCCCGGGAAAAAGGCTGGCAGATTTACTGGCCTTCAGGCACCCGGAATCACTAG
- a CDS encoding nucleotidyltransferase family protein, translating into MALSPSFAGVILAAGASSRMGRDKALLPWRDGTFLSAAIRALQPATELVIVVAGANASSLEPIADSQAAFLTVNPNPQQGQFSSLLVGLQDVLNRGRDAAIVTLVDRPPAEVGTIEQIKAAFLSSDDQIWAVVPEYQGRHGHPIVIGREMIEAFLRAPVHSTARDVEHANQAHILYLPVKDPLVAANVDTPEDFEKLRAGTAI; encoded by the coding sequence ATGGCCCTTTCACCATCATTTGCGGGCGTCATCCTTGCTGCGGGCGCATCTTCGCGCATGGGCCGCGATAAAGCGCTTTTGCCCTGGCGTGACGGCACATTTCTTTCCGCCGCCATACGCGCACTGCAACCAGCTACGGAGCTGGTAATCGTGGTGGCGGGAGCTAACGCCTCCAGCCTTGAGCCAATTGCCGACTCTCAAGCGGCGTTTCTGACGGTGAATCCCAATCCACAGCAAGGCCAGTTCAGTTCCTTGCTGGTTGGCTTGCAGGATGTTCTCAATCGCGGACGCGACGCCGCGATCGTCACGCTGGTAGATCGCCCGCCGGCGGAAGTGGGAACCATTGAGCAGATCAAGGCGGCATTTCTCTCCAGCGATGATCAAATCTGGGCAGTGGTGCCGGAATACCAGGGCAGACATGGTCATCCCATTGTGATTGGCCGTGAGATGATTGAGGCCTTTCTGCGCGCGCCGGTTCACAGCACCGCTCGCGACGTGGAGCATGCCAACCAGGCGCATATTCTTTACCTTCCCGTAAAAGACCCGCTGGTCGCGGCCAACGTAGACACGCCGGAAGACTTTGAGAAATTGCGCGCAGGTACCGCCATTTGA
- a CDS encoding XdhC/CoxI family protein: MDIYEEITRLRREGRRGALATIINVRGSIPSFESAKMLVRDDGSIVGTIGGGCVEAEVWEAAREAMKTEKPQTLHFDLNNNPKYDTGLVCGGTLEVFVEPVLAVSTLYIFGAGHVAWSLYKVARLAGFDVVVTDDRESYANRERFPDARDIYADEYERVTAQLAPNDASYIVIVTRGHRDDMRVLRWAAETPARYIGMIGSQRKTIAIYKELEKEGIAPEKLARVYAPVGIDIGAVTPEEIAVAIVAELIAIRRHSATPLPHMKSAKAAEILKQL; encoded by the coding sequence GTGGACATCTATGAAGAGATAACCCGGCTGCGGCGGGAAGGCCGTCGCGGAGCGCTGGCGACCATCATTAATGTGCGCGGATCCATTCCCTCGTTTGAGTCGGCCAAGATGCTGGTGCGCGATGATGGCTCCATCGTTGGGACCATTGGCGGCGGCTGCGTGGAAGCCGAAGTATGGGAAGCGGCCCGTGAAGCGATGAAGACCGAGAAGCCGCAGACGCTGCACTTCGACCTGAACAACAATCCCAAATACGACACGGGCCTGGTCTGCGGCGGGACTCTGGAAGTTTTTGTGGAACCTGTTCTGGCTGTCTCGACGCTCTACATTTTCGGCGCAGGACACGTAGCCTGGAGCCTTTATAAAGTCGCGCGCCTCGCCGGCTTTGACGTGGTCGTGACCGACGACCGCGAGAGCTATGCCAACCGCGAGCGCTTCCCTGATGCCCGCGACATATACGCCGATGAATATGAGCGCGTCACGGCGCAACTGGCCCCCAACGATGCTTCTTACATCGTGATCGTGACCCGCGGCCATCGCGACGATATGCGGGTCCTGCGCTGGGCCGCCGAAACACCGGCACGCTATATCGGCATGATTGGCTCGCAGCGCAAGACTATCGCCATCTACAAAGAACTGGAGAAGGAAGGCATCGCCCCAGAAAAGCTCGCGCGCGTCTATGCGCCGGTAGGCATTGATATTGGCGCCGTCACGCCGGAAGAGATTGCCGTGGCGATTGTGGCCGAGCTGATCGCCATCCGCCGCCATTCCGCCACGCCGCTGCCGCACATGAAGAGCGCCAAGGCCGCGGAGATCCTCAAGCAGTTGTAA
- a CDS encoding zinc-binding dehydrogenase: MKAVRFHEFGGPEVLKYEEVPDIKPRKDQVLVRVKACALNHLDLFIRKGLPGVKLPHINGSDVSGDIAEVGEYITDLKAGQRVLLVPMTFCGVCPKCTEGEQNFCPQFSVLGYLNDGGNCEYIAVPRVNVLPIPEELTYDEAASLPLVSLTAWHMLVSRCGIKPADTVLVLGGGSGIGTIAIQICKMFGATCIATAGDENKLDQCKDLGADHVINHYRQKIGDEVKKITNRQMCDIVFEHVGKATWQESMKSLKPGGKLVTCGATTGPEASFDIRFLFARQLSFLGSFMGTMGDFHEVMKHIFAGKIKPVVDKSFPLREAAAAHERLEKSEQFGKVILNP, translated from the coding sequence ATGAAAGCTGTTCGATTTCATGAATTTGGCGGTCCGGAAGTCCTGAAGTATGAAGAAGTGCCGGACATCAAGCCGCGTAAAGACCAGGTATTGGTGCGGGTGAAGGCCTGCGCGCTGAACCATCTGGACCTTTTCATCCGCAAGGGACTGCCCGGGGTGAAGCTGCCGCATATCAATGGCAGTGATGTTTCCGGGGACATTGCCGAGGTGGGCGAGTACATCACGGACCTGAAGGCAGGCCAGCGCGTGCTGCTGGTTCCGATGACGTTTTGCGGCGTCTGCCCCAAATGCACTGAGGGAGAGCAGAACTTCTGCCCGCAGTTTAGCGTGCTGGGTTATTTGAATGATGGCGGCAACTGTGAGTACATCGCCGTGCCGCGCGTAAACGTCCTGCCGATTCCGGAAGAGTTGACTTATGACGAAGCCGCCTCTCTTCCGCTGGTTTCACTCACGGCGTGGCACATGCTGGTGAGCCGATGCGGCATCAAGCCGGCTGATACAGTGCTGGTGCTGGGCGGGGGGTCGGGGATCGGCACGATCGCTATCCAGATCTGCAAGATGTTTGGCGCAACGTGCATTGCCACTGCCGGTGACGAGAACAAGCTTGACCAGTGCAAAGACCTGGGCGCCGACCATGTGATCAACCATTACAGGCAGAAGATTGGCGATGAAGTGAAAAAAATCACGAACCGCCAGATGTGCGACATCGTATTTGAGCATGTTGGCAAAGCCACGTGGCAGGAGAGCATGAAATCACTCAAGCCCGGCGGCAAGCTGGTTACGTGCGGAGCTACCACGGGCCCGGAAGCCAGCTTTGATATCAGGTTTTTGTTTGCCCGCCAGCTTTCGTTTCTGGGTTCGTTCATGGGAACCATGGGCGACTTTCATGAGGTGATGAAACACATTTTCGCCGGCAAGATTAAGCCTGTCGTAGACAAGAGCTTTCCTTTGCGCGAAGCCGCGGCGGCGCACGAGCGACTGGAAAAGAGCGAGCAGTTCGGAAAAGTGATATTGAACCCGTAA
- a CDS encoding glycosyltransferase family 39 protein has protein sequence MRQINQFSRELTRIDANTASGTDAVMGGVDFADGSHSRFTSGPAIVLYIVAAKLLLHLLMVARYGIFRDEMYYLACSRHMAWGYVDHPPFTVWIAWFSRVVLGDSPLGVRLIPILAGAAVVWLAGALAREMGGGRFAQGMAALAVFVVPLYLVAHTWLTDNVFEQLIWMACIWLVLRAINTGDARYWLWFGVVAGLGFENKYSIAFLLLGLLVGVVLTPYRHFLKSRYLWFGVLACALISLPNLLWQVHNHFPFLELMHNIRMSQRDVVRGPVAFIIDQAMVMNPILFPLWVGGLAWLFFGKHIQSPDSRSDESSRDAGRYRLFGWTYVVVLTAFIALKAKNYYVAPIYPILFAAGAIGLERMAAGRRMGTWMRSAYVAVVIVVGALLMPLSVPLLSPENFIRYENSLGLKPPEIEHQQNGPLPQWFADEFGWQEMVEKVAKVYNGLPPEERARTAIFSNGWGEAAAVDFYGPRYGLPQAISKHNSYWIWGPGKYDGSTMIILRSSGRNEPKLFQSVEVVGHVEHPYARRDEFFDIYLCRGLKANLRDAWPKLKVFD, from the coding sequence TTGAGGCAGATAAACCAATTCAGCCGCGAATTAACGCGAATAGACGCGAATACCGCGAGTGGCACGGATGCTGTCATGGGCGGCGTAGACTTCGCCGATGGATCGCACAGCCGCTTCACTTCCGGCCCAGCGATTGTGCTCTATATCGTCGCTGCCAAGCTGTTGCTCCATTTGCTAATGGTTGCGCGTTACGGCATTTTTCGCGATGAGATGTATTACCTGGCGTGCTCGCGGCACATGGCGTGGGGTTACGTTGACCATCCGCCGTTCACTGTGTGGATTGCGTGGTTTTCTCGCGTGGTGCTGGGAGATTCGCCGCTGGGCGTGCGCCTGATTCCGATTCTTGCCGGAGCAGCCGTAGTATGGCTTGCGGGCGCTTTGGCGCGGGAAATGGGCGGCGGTCGGTTTGCCCAGGGCATGGCGGCGCTGGCTGTTTTCGTTGTTCCTCTTTATCTGGTGGCGCACACGTGGCTTACTGACAACGTATTTGAACAGCTTATATGGATGGCCTGCATCTGGCTGGTGTTGAGAGCGATTAACACGGGCGACGCGCGTTACTGGCTCTGGTTCGGCGTGGTGGCCGGGCTGGGATTTGAGAATAAATATTCCATCGCCTTCCTGCTGCTTGGGTTGCTGGTGGGTGTTGTGCTCACCCCGTATCGGCATTTCCTGAAGAGCCGTTATCTGTGGTTCGGGGTGCTGGCTTGCGCGCTGATCTCGCTGCCGAACCTGCTGTGGCAGGTGCACAATCACTTTCCATTCCTGGAACTGATGCACAACATCCGCATGAGCCAGCGCGACGTGGTGCGGGGGCCGGTGGCATTCATCATTGATCAGGCCATGGTCATGAATCCGATTCTTTTCCCTCTTTGGGTTGGCGGATTGGCATGGCTGTTCTTTGGTAAACATATTCAGTCTCCCGATTCGCGCAGCGACGAGTCGTCGCGTGATGCGGGGCGCTATCGGCTGTTTGGCTGGACTTACGTGGTAGTACTCACGGCGTTTATCGCGCTCAAGGCCAAAAACTATTACGTGGCTCCTATCTATCCGATTTTGTTTGCCGCCGGCGCAATTGGACTGGAGCGCATGGCTGCGGGGCGGCGGATGGGAACCTGGATGCGGAGCGCTTATGTCGCGGTGGTAATTGTTGTGGGCGCGTTGCTTATGCCGTTGTCTGTGCCGCTGCTCTCGCCGGAGAACTTTATCCGTTATGAAAATTCGCTTGGCCTGAAGCCGCCGGAAATCGAGCACCAGCAGAACGGCCCACTGCCGCAATGGTTTGCCGATGAGTTTGGCTGGCAGGAGATGGTGGAGAAGGTCGCGAAAGTTTACAACGGCCTGCCACCGGAGGAGCGCGCCCGCACGGCCATTTTTTCCAACGGCTGGGGTGAGGCGGCCGCGGTCGATTTTTACGGGCCGCGATATGGGCTGCCGCAGGCTATCAGCAAGCACAACAGTTACTGGATTTGGGGGCCGGGCAAGTATGACGGCAGCACCATGATTATTCTGCGCAGCAGCGGACGGAATGAGCCAAAGTTGTTTCAGAGTGTTGAAGTCGTGGGGCACGTGGAGCATCCGTACGCGCGCCGTGACGAGTTCTTTGACATTTATCTTTGCCGCGGGCTGAAGGCGAACCTGCGGGATGCGTGGCCGAAATTGAAGGTCTTTGATTAG
- a CDS encoding MOSC N-terminal beta barrel domain-containing protein yields the protein MHVSEIWRYPIKSLKGERLNETEITQFGIPGDRQIAVIRTNGRFLTSRSRPKLLGLQGSINAEGVPTVNGHPWNSSQALELVLEAAGEAVTLKHILAPQAFDVLPLLVATDGAARYLNIDHRRLRPNILLADVPELEERNWPGRVIAIGDVRIHAEKLRDRCVMTTFDPDTQAQDPSVLLRIVSELDGSTALDSSIITPGKIRVGDAAHIIEHE from the coding sequence ATGCATGTCTCTGAAATCTGGCGATATCCGATCAAGAGTCTCAAAGGCGAACGGCTGAACGAAACAGAAATCACCCAGTTTGGAATTCCCGGTGATCGCCAGATCGCGGTGATCCGAACCAACGGAAGATTTCTGACCTCGCGGTCGCGGCCAAAGCTGCTCGGACTACAAGGCTCCATCAACGCGGAGGGCGTACCGACCGTCAACGGCCATCCATGGAACTCATCTCAAGCCCTGGAACTGGTGCTCGAAGCTGCCGGCGAAGCGGTGACACTTAAGCACATCCTGGCGCCTCAGGCCTTTGATGTTCTGCCACTGCTAGTCGCAACCGACGGCGCCGCGCGCTACCTGAACATTGACCATCGCCGCCTGCGCCCCAACATTCTTCTTGCCGACGTCCCTGAACTCGAAGAACGCAACTGGCCGGGACGCGTCATCGCCATTGGCGACGTGCGCATCCATGCGGAAAAACTGCGCGACCGCTGCGTGATGACCACTTTTGATCCCGATACGCAGGCACAAGATCCATCTGTGTTATTACGCATCGTCAGTGAACTCGATGGCAGCACCGCGCTCGATAGCTCCATCATTACTCCGGGCAAAATCCGCGTGGGCGACGCAGCACACATTATCGAGCACGAATGA
- a CDS encoding methyltransferase domain-containing protein, with the protein MESMGSHNSRILDQFTRQAAPFAAAAPIRNQEVLDRIVQWAGAGPDDTVLDVACGPGLLACAFAKVAKHATGIDMTPAMLEQARKTQQEQGLKNVSWQPGDVYSLPFQPDQFSIVSSRFVFHHLQNPLAALKEMKRVCKADGKIVVADMAPQPAKADALNAAELLRDPSHVRAMPLDELRGLFQQAGLEGPQVFSYRMEGELEDLMSRSFPNGGDADRVRRIYAESISDNTLDLNTRQADGTIYYSLPVAVLVGSKA; encoded by the coding sequence ATGGAATCCATGGGCTCGCACAATTCCCGCATCCTTGACCAGTTCACGCGCCAGGCTGCGCCGTTTGCCGCCGCTGCGCCCATCCGCAACCAGGAAGTGCTGGATCGCATTGTGCAATGGGCCGGCGCTGGGCCGGATGACACAGTCCTGGACGTGGCTTGCGGCCCGGGCCTGCTGGCCTGCGCTTTTGCCAAAGTGGCAAAGCACGCTACAGGAATCGACATGACGCCGGCGATGCTGGAGCAGGCGCGCAAAACGCAGCAGGAACAAGGTCTCAAGAACGTAAGCTGGCAGCCCGGCGATGTCTATTCCCTTCCCTTTCAACCAGACCAGTTTTCTATCGTCAGTTCGCGTTTCGTCTTCCATCACCTGCAAAATCCGCTGGCGGCACTCAAGGAAATGAAACGAGTATGCAAGGCCGACGGAAAAATCGTGGTGGCGGACATGGCTCCACAACCCGCAAAAGCCGACGCGCTGAATGCCGCTGAGTTGCTGCGCGATCCCTCTCACGTGCGCGCAATGCCTCTAGACGAACTGCGCGGACTATTCCAGCAGGCCGGATTGGAAGGGCCGCAAGTCTTCAGCTATCGCATGGAAGGCGAGTTGGAAGATTTGATGTCCCGCTCTTTTCCCAATGGAGGCGACGCTGATCGCGTGCGCAGGATTTATGCCGAATCGATCTCTGACAACACGCTTGATCTCAACACTCGCCAGGCCGATGGAACAATCTATTACAGCCTGCCGGTAGCGGTGCTGGTCGGATCAAAAGCCTGA